The following coding sequences lie in one Candidatus Eremiobacterota bacterium genomic window:
- a CDS encoding clan AA aspartic protease, with protein MAFAARCVLLCALALGTLGAAGNTSDVARLLDRMRAAAGPVWQARVVSVSRLTLEGRQNLVASDSAGLRITVRHCTGELCNGTYFDGLHLYSVNMNGTTLARSLEPEPFLRSLRLVASLDFLSPSFESHGGRIGAAGSGTFGGKLYRTIVVGDVNAVPLRLYVDPQSALVRLAREVGGAETFEYRAYHRVGPVVLPFEVLHDGQLFERYDDRAAVSSAFAPPHGPIPSFKGGSETVPIDPKAVTPIVDCTLGGVALRCLVDTGNSGLSMSSELASRLAAPVVGSYQVRGLGGYTTQVVRAGPLRVGNATYAEAYYAVLTDLRRYGYDVVLGADALASSGVQIDWAAHTIRLGGPIARGQITVPLSFDNSVPVVTVGLGNVQAELAVDTGDESSVNLAYDFYVRHAGLFTVTQRRFVSGIGASSVELIGDIPQVRIGDYATGPQRIGTTQELQGTASGHIGAAFLQQFVMQIDYSSAELHLTPAP; from the coding sequence ATGGCTTTCGCCGCACGCTGCGTCTTGCTCTGCGCGCTTGCACTGGGTACGCTTGGGGCAGCGGGCAATACAAGCGACGTAGCTCGATTGCTCGATCGAATGCGCGCCGCCGCGGGCCCAGTATGGCAGGCGCGCGTCGTTTCGGTTTCTCGCCTCACGCTCGAAGGTAGGCAGAATCTCGTCGCGAGCGATAGCGCGGGTCTTCGAATCACCGTTCGCCATTGCACTGGGGAGCTCTGTAACGGTACATATTTTGACGGCCTCCACCTGTATTCGGTGAACATGAACGGTACGACGTTGGCACGATCGCTCGAGCCGGAGCCCTTCTTGCGCTCGCTGCGCCTGGTCGCGTCGCTCGATTTTCTCTCGCCGAGCTTCGAATCGCACGGCGGCCGGATCGGCGCCGCCGGTAGCGGCACCTTCGGCGGAAAACTCTATCGCACGATCGTCGTCGGCGACGTCAACGCCGTTCCGTTGCGACTGTACGTCGATCCTCAGAGCGCACTGGTTCGGCTCGCGCGCGAAGTCGGGGGTGCAGAAACCTTTGAGTACCGCGCGTACCATCGCGTTGGCCCAGTCGTTCTGCCCTTTGAGGTCTTACACGATGGCCAACTCTTCGAGCGTTACGATGACCGCGCCGCAGTTTCGTCGGCCTTCGCGCCGCCGCACGGTCCGATTCCCTCATTCAAAGGAGGCTCCGAGACCGTACCGATCGACCCCAAAGCCGTCACGCCGATCGTCGATTGCACTCTGGGAGGAGTCGCGCTGCGCTGCCTCGTCGACACCGGCAACTCCGGGCTCTCGATGAGCTCGGAACTGGCGAGTCGCCTGGCCGCGCCCGTCGTCGGAAGCTATCAAGTGCGCGGACTAGGCGGTTATACGACCCAGGTCGTGCGGGCGGGTCCGTTGCGCGTCGGTAATGCAACATATGCCGAGGCGTATTATGCGGTGCTCACCGATCTTCGGCGTTACGGCTACGACGTCGTCCTAGGGGCCGACGCTCTGGCGTCGAGTGGAGTCCAAATCGATTGGGCTGCGCACACAATCCGTTTGGGTGGCCCGATTGCGCGCGGTCAAATCACCGTTCCTCTCTCCTTCGACAATTCTGTGCCGGTCGTGACCGTCGGTCTGGGCAATGTCCAAGCGGAGCTGGCCGTGGACACGGGCGACGAGTCGAGCGTCAATCTCGCGTACGATTTTTATGTAAGGCACGCAGGGCTCTTTACGGTCACGCAGCGACGATTCGTCAGCGGAATCGGTGCAAGCAGCGTTGAGTTGATCGGCGACATCCCGCAGGTGCGAATCGGCGATTACGCAACCGGTCCGCAACGCATCGGGACGACCCAAGAGCTGCAAGGCACGGCTTCGGGCCATATCGGTGCCGCCTTCTTACAGCAATTCGTGATGCAGATCGATTATTCGTCGGCCGAGCTGCACCTGACACCCGCGCCGTGA
- a CDS encoding anhydro-N-acetylmuramic acid kinase, whose protein sequence is MVAVGLMSGTSLDGIDAALVDVRPTGGRYALELLRFETYPLARDLRERLRGILPPNAGAIADAAWLHRELGIVFGGAARAVAGTKKIDFVASHGQTVWHDGPAHVTMQLGDAFAIRDLVNATVCYDFRSADCAAGGHGAPLVAWIDAVILGDAKENRIALNLGGIANLTLLRAGASPEEAIAFDTGPGNMLLDALLRERTGGKREFDRDGTTAGAGVVDHDLLDAMLSDAYFAAPPPKTTGRERFGPSFLARYERLAQLSLEDAAATLAELTAASIAQEIERFGLGAARVIVSGGGARNKTMIRRLAARVAPFAIEPSDAVGIPVDAKEAIAFAVLGYETLRGRTANVPNATGAARRVVLGAIAPHDLTDLLAAVQYECNPR, encoded by the coding sequence ATGGTAGCCGTCGGTTTGATGAGCGGTACGTCGCTCGACGGCATCGACGCGGCGCTCGTTGACGTTCGACCTACCGGCGGCCGGTACGCCCTGGAGTTGCTGCGATTTGAAACCTACCCGCTCGCACGCGATCTGCGCGAGCGCCTTCGCGGCATTCTTCCACCGAACGCGGGCGCGATTGCCGATGCCGCCTGGCTGCATCGCGAGCTCGGCATTGTCTTTGGGGGTGCCGCGCGCGCGGTTGCGGGGACGAAGAAGATCGACTTCGTCGCTTCCCACGGACAAACGGTTTGGCATGATGGGCCTGCTCACGTGACGATGCAGCTTGGTGATGCCTTTGCGATTCGCGACCTAGTCAACGCAACGGTCTGCTACGACTTTCGCAGCGCGGATTGCGCCGCCGGCGGCCACGGTGCGCCGCTCGTTGCCTGGATAGATGCCGTGATCCTCGGAGACGCCAAGGAAAATCGAATCGCGCTTAATCTCGGCGGCATTGCCAACCTTACGTTGCTGCGCGCCGGCGCTTCACCCGAAGAAGCAATCGCCTTCGACACGGGGCCCGGAAACATGCTTCTCGACGCGCTTCTGCGCGAACGGACCGGCGGCAAGCGAGAGTTCGATCGCGACGGCACCACGGCCGGCGCGGGCGTCGTCGACCACGACTTGCTCGACGCGATGCTTTCCGATGCATACTTCGCTGCACCGCCGCCGAAGACAACCGGGCGCGAGCGCTTCGGACCGAGCTTTCTCGCTCGGTACGAACGTTTGGCCCAGCTTTCGCTCGAAGATGCCGCTGCGACGCTCGCGGAGTTGACGGCCGCATCGATCGCCCAGGAAATCGAACGTTTTGGTCTGGGCGCGGCGCGCGTGATCGTCAGCGGCGGCGGCGCGCGGAATAAAACTATGATTCGAAGGTTAGCGGCACGGGTCGCTCCCTTCGCCATCGAACCCTCCGACGCGGTGGGCATTCCCGTCGACGCCAAAGAGGCGATCGCTTTTGCCGTGCTCGGTTACGAAACGCTGCGCGGGCGGACGGCCAACGTACCGAACGCGACGGGCGCAGCTCGCCGCGTCGTTCTCGGCGCGATCGCACCCCACGATCTGACCGATCTCTTGGCTGCAGTTCAGTACGAATGTAATCCGCGATGA
- a CDS encoding DUF5069 domain-containing protein codes for MDLTVTAPRSAKDKLAGIVSLKRAIDKAKAYNEGHLGEYHYDCPHDKPLFEFLGTDAQEFARKVKELETDDAIAAWVQSQFLARKSQEEIDRFNAERMRWHPDAGTPSAEYFDNLRKEVAPNRPEIVTWFDLLDLDEKRPVGAATSLN; via the coding sequence ATGGATTTAACAGTTACCGCGCCGCGCAGCGCAAAAGACAAATTGGCCGGGATCGTCTCGCTCAAGCGAGCGATCGACAAGGCGAAGGCCTATAACGAAGGGCACCTCGGCGAATATCATTACGATTGCCCGCATGACAAGCCGCTCTTTGAGTTCTTGGGGACCGACGCCCAAGAGTTCGCGCGTAAGGTCAAGGAGCTAGAGACGGACGACGCCATCGCCGCTTGGGTGCAGTCGCAGTTTCTCGCACGAAAGAGCCAGGAGGAGATCGATAGGTTCAATGCCGAGCGCATGCGCTGGCATCCCGACGCGGGTACGCCAAGCGCCGAGTACTTCGACAATCTCCGCAAAGAAGTGGCGCCGAACCGTCCCGAGATCGTGACCTGGTTCGACTTGCTCGACTTGGATGAGAAGCGTCCGGTCGGGGCGGCGACGAGCCTGAATTAG
- a CDS encoding glycoside hydrolase family 3 protein, with amino-acid sequence MTRISELARGVISVGISAASVDQVSARFAGYILFPPAGAGIREVRELTDSLRARDDLPPVVAIDQEGGAVMRLRSDVEPMPSMMAVGAADEVDLAQRAGEQIAFDLRRAGCTLDFAPVLDLAIDAQNTVIGTRSFGSDPAQVTRLGSAFAQGLAAGGILPCYKHFPGHGATAVDSHKALPVINVDESTIRERDLVPFAAVARQAPAIMSAHAIVTAFDARQPATLSRRIALEILRGELGFRGVFVTDCLEMGAVAERAAPVAVEALAAGADLLLFSHHVEFAVEAAAEIERAIAERRLPLERLEEAHSRVSALRRAGTQPLPLDDFPPHPGVGREIARRAVAIVRGVPHADPVASIAVSFGGSQPGLQREAPALKELLLPLEPTLAQTRDLVETLEESGRRPIVLTRRAHRYPLQASAVAQILRGYPDALVVSLLEPYDVAIFLTARHLLATCGDDAASIGGLADVIFGGIMPTGRLPVSP; translated from the coding sequence ATGACCCGCATTTCCGAGCTAGCCCGCGGCGTCATTTCGGTCGGTATAAGTGCCGCCAGCGTTGACCAAGTATCCGCGCGTTTTGCCGGCTATATTCTCTTTCCACCCGCGGGCGCCGGGATTCGAGAAGTTCGCGAGCTGACGGATAGCTTGCGCGCGCGCGACGATCTGCCGCCGGTGGTCGCCATCGATCAAGAAGGCGGCGCGGTCATGCGTTTGCGCAGCGACGTCGAGCCGATGCCGTCGATGATGGCGGTCGGAGCCGCCGATGAGGTGGACCTTGCGCAGCGCGCCGGCGAACAAATCGCGTTCGATCTTCGCCGAGCCGGCTGCACGCTCGACTTCGCGCCCGTACTCGATTTGGCGATCGATGCGCAGAACACGGTCATTGGCACGCGCTCGTTTGGATCCGATCCCGCTCAGGTGACGCGGTTAGGGTCCGCCTTCGCGCAAGGATTAGCGGCGGGTGGCATCCTGCCGTGTTATAAGCATTTTCCCGGGCACGGTGCAACGGCCGTGGATTCGCATAAAGCGCTTCCGGTCATCAACGTGGACGAATCAACGATCCGAGAGCGCGATTTGGTTCCGTTTGCGGCGGTTGCCCGCCAGGCGCCGGCAATAATGAGCGCGCACGCAATCGTTACCGCCTTCGATGCGCGGCAACCTGCAACACTTTCGCGGCGAATCGCACTCGAGATTCTTCGCGGCGAACTCGGCTTTCGCGGTGTCTTCGTAACCGATTGCCTAGAAATGGGAGCGGTCGCCGAACGCGCCGCACCGGTCGCGGTCGAGGCGCTCGCCGCCGGTGCCGATCTGTTGCTCTTCAGTCACCATGTCGAGTTCGCGGTCGAAGCGGCCGCGGAGATCGAGCGGGCAATCGCGGAGCGACGGCTTCCGCTCGAACGCTTAGAAGAAGCGCACTCGCGCGTCAGCGCGCTCCGGCGCGCGGGTACGCAGCCGCTTCCACTCGACGATTTTCCTCCGCATCCGGGTGTAGGACGCGAAATCGCCCGACGGGCGGTTGCGATCGTGCGAGGAGTGCCGCATGCCGATCCAGTGGCCTCGATCGCGGTGTCGTTCGGGGGTTCCCAACCGGGGCTTCAACGTGAAGCGCCGGCGCTCAAAGAACTGCTCCTGCCGCTCGAACCTACTCTTGCACAAACACGCGATCTGGTCGAAACGCTTGAGGAGAGCGGCCGGCGGCCAATCGTACTGACGAGGCGAGCGCATCGCTATCCTTTGCAAGCCTCGGCGGTAGCGCAGATTCTCCGCGGCTATCCCGATGCGCTTGTCGTTTCGCTGCTCGAACCCTACGACGTCGCAATTTTTCTTACCGCGCGTCATCTGCTGGCAACCTGCGGTGACGACGCCGCTTCGATTGGCGGACTGGCTGACGTGATTTTCGGTGGCATCATGCCCACCGGCCGTCTTCCTGTGTCGCCGTGA
- a CDS encoding DUF72 domain-containing protein has translation MIRIGSSGWVYADWRERFYPAGVPQRRWLEYYAEYFDTVELNATTYRLPSEAQAAAWCAKVPAHFRFTVKLSRLITHRRDLPPRVDEFIHNYFARAACFEPAKVAQILIQFPPYLKRDDQRLGAFLDKLPSEYRYVVEFREASWFEPPVRDLLRARQVAFCIHDYPDLRVPHWVTHDGLAYVRFHGYTGLYVGSYPRPRLRQWAETLRELASAADDVYAYFNNDTAAAAPKDATTLKALLGMS, from the coding sequence GTGATCCGCATCGGCAGCAGTGGTTGGGTCTACGCCGACTGGAGAGAACGTTTCTATCCAGCCGGCGTTCCCCAACGCCGCTGGCTCGAATACTATGCCGAGTATTTCGATACCGTCGAGCTCAATGCGACGACGTATCGGCTTCCTTCAGAGGCGCAGGCGGCGGCGTGGTGCGCGAAGGTTCCCGCGCACTTTCGTTTTACGGTGAAGCTCAGCCGGTTGATAACGCACCGCCGCGATCTTCCGCCTCGCGTTGACGAGTTTATCCACAACTATTTCGCGCGGGCCGCATGCTTCGAGCCCGCCAAGGTGGCGCAAATCCTCATCCAGTTTCCGCCCTACCTCAAACGCGACGATCAACGCCTCGGAGCCTTTCTCGACAAATTGCCTTCCGAATACCGCTACGTCGTGGAGTTTCGCGAGGCTAGCTGGTTCGAGCCGCCCGTGCGAGATTTGCTTCGCGCGCGACAAGTGGCATTTTGCATCCACGACTATCCGGATTTACGCGTTCCACATTGGGTAACGCACGACGGTCTGGCCTACGTGCGTTTTCACGGTTACACGGGGCTGTACGTAGGATCCTATCCTCGACCTAGACTGCGGCAGTGGGCGGAAACGCTGCGGGAACTCGCATCAGCCGCCGACGACGTGTACGCGTATTTTAACAACGACACCGCCGCTGCCGCGCCGAAGGACGCGACGACACTCAAGGCGCTGCTGGGCATGTCGTAG
- a CDS encoding serine hydrolase: MMALSFTRVHELLESARGTDFTAAVARIEHRGLPVFERAYGATRADELALPVYADTRFDLASLTKLFVTTMFLRVVAQGRITLDEPLAAVLTEWKDDAHRNISARMLLAHTSGMNSGADYRVMFDENVEQFALRSPLLAKPGERVIYSDLGFIALGIALQRLTGLSLAALAARTFAPSLRYGSRAALRATIPATEADEWRGRVQGAVHDEKAHLMGGIAGHAGLFGTAADVASLTECYLGALHGRSSPLLPEALVAHALAEQADDPVLRRGLGWALKTTDDNSCGRYLDRSSFGHTGFVGTCVWADPTRDLQGVLLTNAVYFGRADTRDLRAAFFEAMALEW; the protein is encoded by the coding sequence GTGATGGCGTTAAGCTTTACTCGAGTTCACGAGTTGCTCGAGAGCGCGCGCGGAACCGATTTTACCGCTGCAGTGGCGCGTATCGAACACCGGGGACTCCCCGTTTTCGAGCGCGCTTACGGCGCCACCCGCGCCGACGAGCTCGCACTTCCCGTCTACGCCGATACGCGTTTCGATCTCGCCTCGCTGACCAAGCTTTTCGTGACAACGATGTTTCTGCGCGTCGTTGCGCAAGGCCGCATCACGCTCGATGAGCCTCTGGCAGCGGTCCTTACGGAGTGGAAGGACGACGCGCATCGGAACATCAGCGCTCGAATGCTGCTCGCACACACGTCAGGTATGAACTCGGGCGCGGATTACCGTGTCATGTTCGATGAGAACGTCGAGCAGTTTGCGCTTCGATCGCCGCTATTGGCCAAGCCTGGCGAGCGAGTCATTTATAGCGACCTCGGATTCATCGCTCTCGGCATCGCGCTGCAGCGTCTGACCGGATTATCGCTCGCCGCCCTCGCTGCGCGCACGTTCGCTCCGTCGCTGCGATATGGCTCCCGGGCCGCGCTGCGAGCGACGATTCCGGCGACCGAAGCCGATGAATGGCGTGGCCGAGTGCAGGGCGCGGTGCACGACGAAAAGGCGCATCTGATGGGCGGGATTGCGGGACACGCCGGGCTCTTCGGTACGGCTGCCGATGTGGCATCGTTGACGGAATGCTATCTCGGCGCGCTCCACGGTCGGAGCTCGCCGTTGTTGCCCGAAGCACTCGTTGCGCACGCACTCGCCGAACAAGCCGATGATCCGGTCTTACGCCGAGGTCTGGGCTGGGCGCTGAAGACCACCGACGACAATTCCTGTGGGCGTTATCTGGACCGGTCGTCGTTCGGGCATACCGGCTTCGTGGGCACCTGCGTCTGGGCCGACCCGACACGCGATCTGCAGGGCGTTCTGCTGACGAACGCCGTTTATTTTGGACGCGCCGATACGCGGGATCTGCGCGCGGCCTTTTTTGAAGCGATGGCGCTAGAATGGTAG
- a CDS encoding ABC transporter ATP-binding protein codes for MLSTHELTFDYAGGGRRALHGISLSVAHGSTLAVVGPSGAGKTTLLRVIAGLFQVRSGDIRLNGESLRDRAPQQRRIALVAQDDALFANMSVRENLRFALRRKNSSETRIRAVAAALHVEPHLDRRPRQLSGGERQRASIARALLSDPLALLLDEPLAHLDPSLRRSVRDEVVGVRERFTGPILYVTHDHVEAMSVGDSLAVLIDGRIEDVGDPQRVYDSPRNLTVARFLGERPMNLFEHEGSTIGIRPECIALDAQGPLMGQVLRREAAGADAYLDVQTEHGVLAVRVANTDRTRAGESVSLRLPEPAIRRFDRSTGAAVA; via the coding sequence GTGCTCTCTACACACGAGCTCACCTTCGACTACGCGGGTGGTGGACGACGCGCTTTGCACGGAATTTCGCTCAGCGTCGCGCACGGATCCACGCTCGCGGTCGTCGGTCCTTCCGGCGCGGGAAAGACCACCTTGTTGCGAGTTATCGCGGGGCTATTTCAAGTGCGCAGCGGCGACATTCGTCTCAACGGCGAGTCGCTACGCGACCGTGCGCCGCAGCAACGCCGGATTGCGCTCGTGGCGCAAGACGATGCGCTCTTTGCCAATATGAGCGTTCGCGAGAATCTGCGATTTGCGTTGCGCCGCAAAAACTCAAGTGAAACGCGTATACGCGCCGTCGCCGCCGCCCTTCACGTCGAACCTCATCTCGACCGGAGGCCGCGTCAGCTTTCGGGCGGCGAACGGCAACGCGCGTCCATCGCTCGCGCGCTGCTCTCCGACCCCCTGGCACTGCTCCTCGACGAACCGCTGGCGCACCTCGATCCGTCGTTACGGCGCAGCGTTCGCGACGAAGTCGTCGGCGTCCGGGAACGCTTTACCGGTCCGATTCTCTACGTCACTCACGATCACGTCGAAGCAATGAGCGTTGGGGATTCTTTGGCCGTTCTCATCGACGGTCGCATCGAAGATGTCGGCGATCCGCAGCGCGTGTACGATTCGCCGCGCAACCTCACTGTCGCTCGCTTCCTGGGCGAACGCCCGATGAATCTGTTCGAGCACGAGGGATCGACGATCGGCATTCGCCCCGAATGCATTGCGCTCGATGCGCAGGGTCCGCTAATGGGACAGGTACTCCGGCGCGAAGCCGCCGGGGCCGACGCGTATCTCGACGTCCAGACGGAGCATGGCGTGCTTGCCGTTCGCGTCGCCAACACCGATCGCACTCGCGCCGGCGAGAGCGTTTCGTTGCGGCTTCCCGAGCCGGCGATTCGCCGATTCGATCGCTCGACCGGAGCGGCCGTCGCATGA
- a CDS encoding TonB-dependent receptor, whose translation MRKLLYVAVVAAAVLAVYGGGSASELTTGAIVGSIRSADGQPIAGAAVTARAPSGRYAASTDESGHFVILGVVPDTYIVRAEATGYESAGVTAIILPGEREEIALTLRPQLREIARVEASGEAFPVGSTSDTFTVTGQAARASVPSESSSGLANYLQDSVQGALTNVPGVQFDSFANAIVRGGKVQDTVFDYDSIPVPQGLIAEPGGNIVGAQLPTTGVEATTLTLSGITDVSQNALGGVVNQIPAIGTYPARGTFDIATGIGTQYDEVQAREQWATPDLRWRYAFATTAGTAYFRYGDGDTFYPAEMGTFGLALQTRAQSSWSGNVHFQPQPHDDFSALFLSGVATYDQYDTPYAGERWATFNSSASSFPGEPPDAYDQVNTPSRARGTYFVGKLQWLHDWSHSLGRLYVYRSQVGAAANGPFWDDLSFPDGVISLWSQQNQRQHGIGYDFDDQAGPKHDLRAGVQYSVNVGDLDQIVPTADEVVTSDTRLNQTLVYAGDTWSIDDRFTLTGSLRDMAERVRTGTGLAYGVGALDPHLAASYALPADSALRVTFDHTSVAPLPLEVQRTDSTSPAPPVVLAPETADDYTVSYERGGPTQLRITYYFENEKNRIDVLPYNFRADSQDPSAVGVPTNAGRLQSHGLEFFAKRGGLQFNAIYARTFTSSVDQFAYNDLNPAAILAGHLYPAGYVPDFTATLSDEIALIHRRLRVTPSIAYESGYPYGNGTMVWIVNAKTGQPELVPNDNYVNPGYNYYFLKDPAAPYNLRTNPYIGTLGTNEGADPNTLRATPQMLASLHLEQDVSVSLTAIVDIVNIFGTATPTQLQGNPYLIGPPGYLGGDLAYEKAYGAQYCKGCLYELGNGVPTNNGTTQIVPWQYGTAGYVPQAYPLARTAQFRLRYRL comes from the coding sequence GTGCGTAAGTTGCTCTACGTCGCCGTGGTTGCCGCCGCGGTCTTGGCCGTTTACGGCGGCGGCAGTGCATCGGAACTGACGACCGGCGCGATTGTCGGCAGCATCCGCAGCGCCGATGGACAGCCAATCGCCGGCGCTGCCGTCACCGCGCGCGCGCCATCCGGACGATACGCAGCAAGCACCGACGAGTCTGGGCATTTCGTCATCCTCGGCGTGGTGCCGGACACCTACATTGTGCGCGCCGAGGCTACGGGATACGAAAGCGCCGGCGTAACCGCGATCATCTTGCCGGGCGAGCGTGAAGAGATCGCATTGACACTGCGACCGCAGCTTCGTGAGATCGCTCGCGTCGAAGCATCCGGCGAAGCCTTCCCGGTCGGCAGCACGAGTGACACCTTCACCGTTACGGGTCAAGCGGCGCGGGCTTCGGTGCCGAGCGAATCGTCGTCGGGTTTGGCAAACTATCTCCAAGACTCCGTCCAAGGCGCGCTTACGAACGTCCCCGGCGTACAGTTCGACTCGTTCGCCAATGCGATCGTCCGCGGCGGCAAGGTCCAAGATACGGTCTTTGACTATGACTCGATTCCGGTTCCTCAGGGATTGATCGCCGAGCCCGGCGGAAACATCGTCGGCGCACAACTGCCGACCACCGGCGTCGAAGCGACAACATTGACGTTGAGCGGCATTACCGACGTAAGCCAGAACGCGCTCGGCGGTGTGGTCAATCAAATACCGGCCATTGGCACGTATCCCGCGCGCGGCACGTTTGACATCGCGACCGGCATCGGCACGCAGTACGACGAAGTCCAGGCACGCGAGCAATGGGCGACGCCGGACCTGCGTTGGCGCTACGCGTTCGCGACCACCGCGGGTACCGCATACTTTCGCTACGGCGACGGCGACACGTTTTATCCCGCCGAGATGGGCACGTTCGGTCTAGCGCTCCAGACTCGCGCGCAGTCCTCCTGGTCGGGCAACGTGCACTTTCAACCGCAGCCCCACGACGATTTCTCGGCACTCTTCCTGTCCGGCGTTGCGACCTACGATCAATACGATACGCCGTACGCCGGGGAACGATGGGCGACGTTCAACTCGAGCGCGAGCTCGTTTCCGGGCGAGCCGCCCGATGCGTACGACCAGGTGAATACACCATCGCGTGCCCGCGGCACCTATTTTGTGGGGAAGCTGCAATGGCTTCACGATTGGAGTCACTCACTGGGACGCCTTTACGTCTATCGTTCGCAGGTCGGCGCCGCAGCGAACGGTCCTTTTTGGGACGATCTCTCCTTTCCCGACGGCGTGATCTCTTTATGGTCGCAGCAGAATCAACGTCAACACGGCATCGGCTATGACTTCGACGATCAGGCCGGTCCGAAGCACGATCTTCGCGCCGGCGTACAATATTCGGTGAACGTGGGCGATCTCGACCAGATAGTTCCGACAGCCGACGAAGTCGTAACTTCGGATACGCGCCTGAATCAAACCTTGGTCTACGCCGGCGATACATGGTCGATTGACGATCGCTTCACCCTTACCGGATCGCTGCGCGATATGGCCGAGCGCGTGCGCACGGGCACCGGCCTGGCTTACGGGGTCGGAGCGCTCGATCCGCATCTCGCCGCATCGTATGCGCTGCCGGCTGATAGCGCGTTGCGGGTGACTTTCGACCACACGTCGGTTGCGCCACTTCCGCTCGAAGTGCAACGGACCGATTCGACGTCACCCGCACCGCCGGTCGTCCTTGCGCCCGAAACGGCCGATGATTACACCGTTTCCTACGAAAGAGGCGGCCCGACGCAGCTCCGTATCACGTATTACTTCGAAAACGAAAAAAATCGTATCGACGTCTTGCCGTATAACTTTCGGGCTGACTCGCAGGATCCCAGCGCTGTCGGGGTGCCGACGAACGCCGGCAGGCTGCAATCGCACGGCCTGGAGTTCTTTGCTAAGCGGGGCGGTTTGCAGTTCAACGCAATCTACGCGCGAACGTTCACGTCGAGCGTCGATCAATTTGCCTACAACGACCTCAACCCGGCGGCGATTCTCGCCGGCCATCTCTATCCGGCAGGATACGTTCCAGATTTCACCGCGACGCTCTCGGACGAGATCGCCCTTATTCATCGCCGCCTGCGAGTAACGCCGTCGATCGCCTACGAAAGCGGGTACCCCTACGGCAACGGTACGATGGTCTGGATCGTCAACGCCAAAACGGGCCAGCCGGAGCTGGTTCCCAACGATAACTACGTGAACCCCGGTTACAACTATTACTTTCTCAAAGATCCAGCCGCGCCGTACAACCTTCGAACCAATCCATACATTGGCACTTTGGGAACGAATGAGGGCGCCGACCCGAACACGCTGAGAGCGACGCCGCAAATGCTGGCATCGCTCCACCTCGAGCAGGACGTGAGCGTTTCGCTCACGGCGATAGTCGACATCGTCAATATCTTTGGGACGGCAACGCCGACGCAACTGCAGGGCAATCCGTACCTCATCGGACCGCCTGGCTATCTGGGAGGCGATCTCGCGTATGAGAAGGCGTACGGCGCTCAATATTGCAAGGGCTGCCTCTACGAGCTTGGCAACGGCGTCCCGACCAACAACGGCACGACCCAGATCGTTCCCTGGCAGTATGGCACCGCCGGCTACGTTCCCCAAGCTTACCCGCTGGCCAGGACGGCGCAGTTCCGCCTACGTTACCGTCTTTAG